In Deinococcus metallilatus, the sequence GGGTCTGCACCAGGGTCAGGATTTCGCCGAGTTCGTCGAGGGTGCCGAAGCCCCCGGGGAAGACCACGAAGGCGACGGCGTACTTGGCGAGCATTACCTTGCGGGCGTGGAAGTACTCGAAGTTGAGGCTGAGGGTCTGGTACGGGTTGGGCTTCTGCTCGAAGGGCAGGAGGATGTTCAGGCCCACGCTGACCCCGCCCGCCTCGTAAGCCCCCTGGTTGGCGGCCTGCATGATGCCGGGGCCGCCCCCGGTCATGACGCCGAAACCCGCCTGGGCGAGTTCACGCCCCAGCGTCTCCGCCAGGCTGTAATAGCGGTCGGTGATCTCGGTGCGGGCGCTGCCGAAGACGGTCACGAGGGGGGGCCGGACGTGGGCCATGCGGTCGAAGCCGATAGAAAATTCACCGAGGATGCGGAACATCCGCCAGGCGTCCTCGGCCATGCGGTCGAGTTCGTAGTGGTGCTGAGGTTCCTCCAGGGTCATAGGCGGGCTCCTCGGGCAGGGCAGGGAATAACGCGGACCTCACGGGTCACGGGACGGCCAGCCAAGAAAGTGGGGCGTGCAGGCGCGGTAACGGCGGTAGCCTTCGTCGTACGTGCGTTCCAGAAACGCCTCCTCCACGGGGACATAGGCGCGAAACGTCATCCAGAACAGCGCGGCGAGCCCCAGGCCCAGCCCGGAGCGGCGCACGAATGCCCCTCCCGTGAGCAGCAGGGCCCAGCCAACGTTCTGCGGGTTGCGGCTCACCCGGTACACCCCGCCCGTGATCAGTCCACTCGTCGCCAGACCGGAGTCGTCTGCGGGAGGCAGGGCTCGCCAGCCCGCTGCGAACAGCCCGGTTCCTGATAGCGCGAGCGGCAGGCCAACGCTGACGGCTACCGGAGCCGGCAAGGTCAACGGCCAGGCCCGCGCCCGCACCGCGCCCAGCCACCCCAGGGCGTGCAGGCCGTAGGCGACGTACACCACACCGGCCGTGGCACGCGACAGGTGCCCGTCTTCCGCGTACTCCCGCCGCACCCGGGGCAGGGCCCAGCCATACGCCCCCAATGCGCCCAGCAGGGCCGCGCCTTCCCAGGATCGTCTCATCTCCCGGTCTAGCCGCCCAACGCCGCTTGGGCGCGGCGTTGAAACTGCTGGAGTTCCTTGCTGGAGGGAAACGCCTTCAGGGCGCGTGTCGTCCAGGTCAGCGTCTTGCGGTGGTCGCCCGCTTTGGTCCACGCCTCGAACGCCTCCTGGCGGTACAGGAAGTACAGGGTGGGCACGCCCAGCGCCACTGCCCGGTCGAAGTTGTTCACCGCCGCCTGCACGTTGCCCAGCCGCAGGTTCGCCTTGCCCAGCCCCCACCAGACGTAGGGGTCGTTCGGCCGGGCCCGGGTGTCCTGCTGCCCGTGGGATCTCAGGTGCTGCCAGTTGGCTGCCGCGCTGAAGTCGTCGCCCAGCACCGCGCGCACCTGCCCCTCCTTCGCTGGCGGGTAGGTCACCAGGTACTCCCCGTTGTAGAAGCGCCACAACTCCAGCAGCTCGGCGGTGCTCAGGCGCAGCGAGGGGCCGCGCAGCGGATCGCTGACCAAGAAGTAGCCCGGGCCGTACCCGTAGACCGTGCGGAAATGTGCCACATTGCTGCCCGCCTTCAGGCGCTGTTGCAGCACCACCGGGAAGCCCCGGGAGAGCAGTTCCCGCAAGAGCTCCCCGTCACCCGCGTACCGGATTACGCTGCGCAGCCCGAAGCGGCCCAGGTACGCGGCGAGTTCCAGGCTGGTGACCTGCGGGTCGCCGGGGGCGTCCTTCATGGCACTCGCCGCCTGGGCCTGGGTGACGCGGGTGCCGTAGTACCCCAACACGGTCAGGGAGGTGACCGGGGCGCAGTTGTCCGGCCCCTGGTACTCGTGGCGGATGCCCCCCAGGGTGACGCTCGCGGGGAGGGCGGAGGCCGCTCCCCCCAGGGTGCAGAGGGCGAGGCAGAGCCGGAGGAGCGGGGAAAGCGTCATTCCCCATCCTGTCCGGTTCATGCCCACGTTTGCTCATACGTCCAGACGTCTTTCTTGAGTCTCCGTTGAGACAGGAAGAGGCTTGGACGGGTCGCCGCGTCTGTCCGGGACTCTCGGGCAGGCAAGAAGAACGGGTCACGCGCCCTGTGGAAGGCTCCCTCACGGGGCGGCACCCCTGAACTGGCCGTCCCCGGCGAGGGGCCAGGCCACCACGGCGCTCACCTCCTGGACCAGGTCTTCGGCTCCCCCAGGTCCAGCCGTCACCGGCGTTGGTACACTGCTCCACGCTCCATGACCCACGACCCACACCCTGAGGAAGATGTCCCCTTCCCCCCGGCCTTTCAGCCGCTGAGTGCCAGCCTGAGAACCCGCTTTCCGCGGGTCCCCGCGGACG encodes:
- a CDS encoding C39 family peptidase, which codes for MTLSPLLRLCLALCTLGGAASALPASVTLGGIRHEYQGPDNCAPVTSLTVLGYYGTRVTQAQAASAMKDAPGDPQVTSLELAAYLGRFGLRSVIRYAGDGELLRELLSRGFPVVLQQRLKAGSNVAHFRTVYGYGPGYFLVSDPLRGPSLRLSTAELLELWRFYNGEYLVTYPPAKEGQVRAVLGDDFSAAANWQHLRSHGQQDTRARPNDPYVWWGLGKANLRLGNVQAAVNNFDRAVALGVPTLYFLYRQEAFEAWTKAGDHRKTLTWTTRALKAFPSSKELQQFQRRAQAALGG
- a CDS encoding TIGR00730 family Rossman fold protein, yielding MTLEEPQHHYELDRMAEDAWRMFRILGEFSIGFDRMAHVRPPLVTVFGSARTEITDRYYSLAETLGRELAQAGFGVMTGGGPGIMQAANQGAYEAGGVSVGLNILLPFEQKPNPYQTLSLNFEYFHARKVMLAKYAVAFVVFPGGFGTLDELGEILTLVQTRKMHALPIYLVGETHWRGLVDWFAGTLVESGAIAPDDLRLFKVVDDVTAIPGDVRRYLDPQQPDAFKRPTPEDRQRARGET
- a CDS encoding methyltransferase family protein, with protein sequence MRRSWEGAALLGALGAYGWALPRVRREYAEDGHLSRATAGVVYVAYGLHALGWLGAVRARAWPLTLPAPVAVSVGLPLALSGTGLFAAGWRALPPADDSGLATSGLITGGVYRVSRNPQNVGWALLLTGGAFVRRSGLGLGLAALFWMTFRAYVPVEEAFLERTYDEGYRRYRACTPHFLGWPSRDP